A part of Armatimonadota bacterium genomic DNA contains:
- a CDS encoding XdhC family protein produces MDRRTFDAVDQWSSGGHRLATATVVETWKSSPRKAGAVMLVREDGHVWGSVSGGCVETSVVQAALGCLETGRHALLEYGPASADAVWDVGLSCGGGIRVLVAPCPAQSSTRSEWDVWAQAREWTASRTPYVWTTDVSGQEPVHTVRLLDGSESSLTTHWDEAVQVFVDVRRPAERLIIVGGAHIAVPLVSFARTLGFETVVVEPRATFAVSSRFDVPPDAIETDWPDVAVGNLRPDASTYAVAVTHDPKIDDPALIALLRSEAAYIGVLGGRTTHAERLERLRSAGFGDVDLARLKGPVGLQIGAETPEEIALSIMAEIVQVRRG; encoded by the coding sequence ATGGACCGTCGGACGTTCGACGCGGTCGACCAATGGTCGTCCGGCGGACACAGGCTGGCGACGGCGACCGTCGTCGAAACGTGGAAGTCGTCGCCCCGGAAAGCCGGAGCCGTCATGCTGGTCCGTGAAGACGGACACGTTTGGGGGTCGGTCAGCGGCGGCTGCGTCGAGACGTCCGTCGTTCAAGCGGCGCTGGGCTGTCTGGAAACGGGCCGACACGCCCTCCTGGAGTACGGACCGGCGAGCGCGGACGCCGTCTGGGACGTCGGCCTTTCGTGCGGAGGAGGAATCCGGGTCCTCGTGGCACCCTGTCCCGCACAGAGCTCCACACGGTCCGAGTGGGATGTGTGGGCCCAGGCCCGAGAATGGACGGCTTCCCGGACGCCTTACGTTTGGACGACCGACGTTTCTGGCCAGGAACCGGTTCATACCGTTCGGCTCCTTGACGGTTCGGAGTCCTCGTTGACCACACATTGGGACGAAGCCGTGCAGGTCTTCGTCGACGTCCGTCGCCCGGCCGAGCGTCTCATCATCGTCGGCGGGGCCCACATCGCGGTCCCGTTGGTCTCCTTCGCCCGGACCCTCGGTTTTGAAACCGTCGTCGTCGAACCAAGGGCCACGTTCGCCGTGTCCTCGCGGTTCGACGTGCCGCCCGACGCGATCGAAACGGACTGGCCGGACGTCGCCGTCGGAAACCTTCGGCCGGACGCTTCGACCTACGCCGTCGCCGTCACCCACGACCCTAAGATCGACGATCCGGCCCTGATCGCCTTGCTCCGCTCTGAAGCCGCCTACATCGGCGTTCTCGGTGGCCGGACGACGCACGCGGAACGGTTGGAGCGGCTCCGCTCGGCAGGTTTCGGAGACGTCGATCTGGCCCGTCTCAAAGGGCCTGTCGGTCTGCAGATCGGTGCCGAAACACCGGAAGAGATCGCCCTGAGCATCATGGCCGAAATCGTCCAGGTGCGGCGTGGCTGA
- a CDS encoding nucleotidyltransferase family protein produces MADVTAVVLAAGLSSRHGTNKLLCLRDGVPLVRLTVSRVRNAVDGRVVVVLGHEADRVRDALGPEPVVDVLNNDYAVGMSTSIRAGVESVRPESAVLIVLADMPWIEEKTVSMIVAAYRGAGDTSAIVVPCAEGRTGNPVLFGPAHRDALLALQGDRGAKAVIEASASHVIRVAVGPQELEDVDGPAGVTADR; encoded by the coding sequence GTGGCTGACGTGACGGCGGTCGTGCTGGCGGCCGGTCTGTCCAGCCGCCACGGGACGAACAAGCTCCTGTGCCTTCGGGACGGCGTTCCGCTCGTCAGGCTGACGGTCTCACGCGTCAGGAATGCGGTCGACGGCCGAGTCGTCGTGGTTCTCGGGCACGAGGCCGACCGCGTCCGGGACGCTTTAGGGCCGGAACCCGTCGTTGATGTGCTCAACAACGACTACGCGGTCGGAATGTCGACCTCGATCCGGGCAGGCGTCGAATCCGTCCGGCCGGAGAGTGCGGTGCTGATCGTTCTGGCCGACATGCCGTGGATCGAGGAAAAGACCGTCTCGATGATCGTTGCCGCCTATCGCGGCGCCGGTGACACGTCCGCGATCGTCGTCCCGTGCGCCGAAGGTCGGACCGGGAACCCTGTCCTGTTCGGACCGGCCCACCGCGATGCGTTGCTCGCACTGCAAGGCGACCGAGGGGCGAAGGCCGTCATAGAAGCAAGTGCTTCCCACGTGATCCGGGTGGCCGTCGGTCCTCAGGAACTGGAAGACGTCGACGGGCCGGCAGGCGTCACCGCCGATCGTTGA
- a CDS encoding xanthine dehydrogenase family protein molybdopterin-binding subunit, with protein MSALSRRSFLKVGVVAGSGLIIGCDFPAFGLGNGKLKGGSLTAFVQIGPDGQVTITAPRPDTGQGTRTSLPMLVAEELGVDWKTIKVVQAPGDGTKYGRQGVGGSASIRGSYEPMRLAGATAALMLRQAAAQKWGVGVDTVTIDNGRIVSGSQSAGFGEFAEAAAKLPVPERSSVTLKDPKDFRIVGKPTRRIDNLAVVTGKAVFGIDSKPKGCKVAMLSKPRAYGSSLKSFDDKEARAVPGVKDVFAFGNGVAVLADDTWSAMKGREALKTEWTESPHAALDSAEITKRFQAAVGAFPDMPSGSKAIEAVYELPYLSHAPMEPMNCTAHVRDDGCEIWAPTQVPDSAREQVARQLKIPAEQVVLHVPLVGGGFGRRLLTDYIGEAVNLSKKAGGPVQVLWSRDDDIRNDSFRPVSYHAMKGAVGADGLPAAYYHQCLLPGRSRGSEAAWGNARLAYALPNAGMQNGSIESPVPTFAWRSVENTYQNLVQECFLDELLVAGGQDPVEGRLKLLQNERLKTVLSRAAELAGWGKPLPKGRGRGVACFAGYGSFIAQIAEVEILPDKTIKVRRMESVVDCGLAVNPLGVQAQVQGATMDGIATLLRSAVTIKDGGVEQSGWGDMGWAVHSDAPEHNVLVTGATGQPGGIGEVGFPASGPAVLNAIAAATGQRLRRLPIGTQTA; from the coding sequence GTGAGCGCCCTTTCCCGCCGGTCGTTCCTCAAGGTCGGCGTCGTCGCCGGAAGCGGACTCATCATCGGATGCGACTTCCCTGCTTTCGGCCTCGGGAACGGCAAGCTGAAAGGAGGGTCACTGACCGCCTTCGTCCAGATCGGACCGGACGGGCAGGTCACGATCACGGCTCCTCGACCGGACACGGGGCAAGGGACGCGGACGTCGTTGCCGATGCTCGTCGCGGAAGAACTGGGGGTCGACTGGAAGACGATCAAGGTCGTCCAAGCGCCCGGAGACGGAACGAAATACGGACGTCAGGGCGTCGGCGGCAGCGCGAGCATCAGGGGTTCCTACGAGCCGATGCGCCTCGCGGGCGCGACCGCGGCCCTCATGTTGCGGCAAGCGGCGGCCCAAAAGTGGGGCGTCGGGGTCGACACCGTCACGATCGACAACGGGCGCATCGTGAGCGGCAGTCAAAGCGCAGGCTTCGGAGAGTTCGCCGAGGCCGCGGCCAAACTCCCTGTCCCGGAGCGGTCCTCGGTCACGCTGAAGGATCCCAAGGACTTCCGGATCGTCGGAAAGCCGACTCGGCGCATCGACAACCTCGCCGTCGTCACGGGCAAGGCCGTTTTCGGGATCGACTCCAAGCCGAAGGGCTGCAAAGTCGCCATGCTCTCCAAACCGCGTGCCTACGGGTCCTCGCTCAAGTCGTTCGACGATAAGGAAGCGCGCGCGGTGCCCGGCGTCAAAGACGTGTTCGCCTTCGGAAACGGGGTGGCCGTGCTCGCGGACGACACTTGGTCGGCGATGAAGGGCCGCGAAGCTCTCAAGACGGAATGGACCGAGAGCCCCCATGCTGCCCTCGACTCGGCCGAGATCACCAAGCGGTTCCAAGCCGCGGTCGGCGCGTTCCCGGACATGCCGTCCGGATCGAAGGCGATCGAAGCGGTGTACGAGCTTCCCTACCTGTCCCATGCCCCGATGGAGCCGATGAACTGCACCGCCCACGTCCGCGACGACGGGTGCGAGATCTGGGCACCGACGCAAGTCCCGGACTCCGCGCGCGAACAGGTGGCGAGGCAACTCAAGATCCCGGCCGAGCAAGTCGTCCTCCATGTTCCGCTCGTGGGCGGAGGTTTCGGACGACGTCTCTTGACCGATTACATCGGCGAGGCCGTCAACCTGTCCAAAAAGGCGGGCGGGCCTGTCCAAGTGCTCTGGTCGCGGGACGACGACATCCGCAACGACAGCTTCCGTCCGGTCAGTTACCACGCCATGAAAGGCGCGGTCGGCGCCGACGGTCTGCCCGCCGCGTACTATCATCAGTGCCTCTTGCCGGGCAGGAGCCGGGGGTCGGAGGCGGCCTGGGGCAACGCCCGCCTGGCCTATGCCTTGCCGAACGCGGGGATGCAGAACGGCAGCATCGAGTCGCCCGTGCCGACCTTCGCCTGGCGCTCGGTCGAAAACACGTACCAGAACCTTGTCCAAGAGTGTTTCCTCGACGAACTGCTCGTCGCGGGCGGACAAGACCCCGTGGAGGGTCGGCTCAAACTCTTGCAGAACGAACGGCTGAAGACGGTCTTGAGCCGGGCGGCCGAACTCGCTGGATGGGGCAAGCCGTTGCCGAAGGGCCGTGGCCGTGGTGTCGCGTGCTTCGCGGGTTACGGCTCCTTCATCGCACAGATCGCGGAAGTCGAAATCCTGCCCGACAAGACGATCAAGGTGCGCCGCATGGAGTCGGTCGTCGACTGCGGCCTTGCCGTCAACCCGCTCGGCGTTCAGGCCCAGGTCCAAGGTGCGACGATGGACGGCATCGCGACGCTCCTCCGGTCGGCCGTCACGATCAAAGACGGCGGGGTCGAACAGAGCGGATGGGGGGACATGGGCTGGGCGGTCCATTCCGACGCTCCCGAGCACAACGTCCTCGTGACGGGCGCCACCGGACAGCCGGGAGGCATCGGCGAGGTCGGCTTCCCTGCTTCAGGGCCGGCGGTCTTGAACGCGATCGCGGCGGCCACGGGCCAGAGGTTACGGAGACTGCCGATCGGCACGCAGACCGCTTGA